In Meiothermus cerbereus DSM 11376, the genomic window GTAAGCTTCTGGTAGGTGCGGGCCACCCGCAGGCCTCTGGCTTCGGGCTGCAGGTATTCGCGTTCCTCAAAGTAGCTCAGGCTGGCGCTCACATACAGGCGCTGGCTGCCGATGACCTGTATCTCGTTCTCGCCTACCTTTAAGCCTTCCAGGCTTAGTTCGGCCCCTTTGGCCGGAACCTTCAGGCTCTGCGCCTGCCCATTAACCCGAATCTGCACCTCCTGCTCGCCGGGCTGTTCACCGGTCGCCTTCGCAAGGGCCAGGGCGGCTACCACCACCGCGGCGGTGTCCTTGGTGGAGACCCAGCGGGCCCCTCTGCGCTCCTGCATGAACCAGTTCACAATCTTGGGAATGGCGGGGTGGTTGGGGCGCAGCCGGGCCAGGGCCTCCAGACCTCGAGCGGTGGCCTCGAGGCGGTCGTCGTTCCAGGCCCAGCGCGGGGCCTGTACCTCCCAGTAGGCGGTGCGCTCCCGTTCGGTTCGCCTGGCCAGCAGACCCTCCAGGGCTTGCTCGGCCTGGGCCCGGTTGCCGTTTTGCAGATAGGCCAGCACGATGAGGGCATGGCCGTAGGGGGTGAGGTCGGGCCTCTTTAGGTAGCCTTGCAGGTAGCCAAAATCCAGCGGCGGGGCCTGCTGATAAGCGGCTCGGGTCAGGTGCGGCCGGTGGGCGTGCTGCCAACCCTTGGGTGCTCGGGCGAATTCCATCCCGATAGAGGAGCGTTCGTTGGGCATGTACGCTGGCCCGGCCAGGGCAAAGGCATAGGCGGCATAAGCCACCGCATCGGCGGCGTAGGTGTGGGCGTCGGGGCGGTTCAGGGTTTTGAGCAGGTAGGTCACGCCCTGCTCGAGCACCTCCTTACGCACCGGGTAACCGGCCTGCTGGGCTTGCAATAACCCGATTAGCACATGGGCCGAGATATAAAGCGAGGAGGTATCGTTTTGCCAGAAGCCCCAGCCACCGTCGTCGTGTTGGAAGTCGTAGAGCCGTTTGAGGCCGGCGGCCACAAAGTCGTCGAGGTTTTGTGCCAGCTCTGGGGGCAACTGGGCCAAACCCCCCGCTTGTTTGGCCAGTACGCTGGGCAAAAAGCGGCTCATGGTCTGCTCGGAGCAGCCATAGGGATAGCCGGCCAGGTACCCCAGGGCGGGGGTCACGGCGGCAGCCAGCGAGGGGGTGAGGTAGAGCCGGCCTTGCGTCTGGCCGAGGTCGGTGCGGGCGGGCAGGCTAAACCTCCAGCTATCCCCCGACTGCCCGGCCCAGCCCAGCTCCTGCTTGAGCCCTTTGGGGAAGATGGGCAGCCGGGTGCGCAGGGCATCGGAGGCAGCAGGGGTCAGGGCCGAAGCCTGCAGGGTGGCGCTGCCGCTCTGGTCGGCGCGTACCCGATAGCCGCTGGCAGCCCGGCCCCCCGCGGGAAGCTGCGCCAGGGTGGTGGGGGGGGTGAGCAGGCTGAGCCCGGTGGCCTCGAGCCGGAGCTGGCCGTCCTGGCTTTTTTCCAGGTTGTTCTGCCCGATGACCCGCAGCGTGGCCTGGTCCCCGCGCACCAAAAAGCGCGGCGTGCTCAGCCGGGCAATCACCGGCAGGGTGGTGGTTATGGTCTGGGTGGCCTGTCCCACGCTGTCCGAAAGCGAGATGGCCCGGGCCGTCAGGCGCCACCGGGTCAGGTTGTCGGGGAGGCGGGCCTCCACGCGGGCCTCGCCCTGGGCGTCGGTTTCGACCTCGGGCAGCCAGAGGATGGTATCGCGGAAGTCCTCGCGCACCTTGGGGGCGGCCAGCGCCTCCTTGCTCTGCCCAAATACCGCTTTGTCCATGGGGGCTCGAGCCGCTGTGGCGGGCGCGGGGGCCACGTTGCCAAAGTAGTAGCCCCCGGCGGTCTGGGTGCCCACCACGTTGGACCTCAGGCCCCAGAAGAAGGCCCGGATGTCCGGGGCCTTTTCGGAGCGCACCAGATAGATGGCCTCGTCCACCAGGCCCAGCGTGACCTGGCTCTGCACCGGGCGCCCGTTCCTATCGGTTACCTTGAGGCGGTAGACGGCGGTTTCGCCGGGTTTGTAGGTGGCCTTGTCGGAGGAGACCGCTACGTTCAGGAATTTCTCCACGGGCGGCAACAAGAAGCCCACCACGTCGGAGTAATATTCGCCGCCCCCCAGCACCGTAACCGAGAGGTAGCCGTTGGGGGCCATTTCGGGGGTGAGCTTTAGCTCGTAGGTGAAGGTGGAGCCCTGGAAGCGTACAATTTCGGGCTTGCTGAGGCGAGGGCCCTCCAGGTTTACCAGCGCCCAGCCGTCCGAAACCGGCGACTGCACCACAAAGCGGGCCGTCTGGCCCACCCGGTACTCGGGCTTGTCCACAGTGATCTTCAGGCTCTTGTAGTCCCAGTACCAGTACGAACCATCCGAGACCCAGACCCAGTCCTCGGCCTGGGTGGCCCGCCCGGCGCGGTCGCGGGCCTGCACCACCAGGGCATACGAGCCCTGCTTGGGCAGCTTGAGCTTTATGGTGGCCTGGCCTTGGGCGTCGGTGCGCCCCTGGACTCGGG contains:
- a CDS encoding alpha-2-macroglobulin family protein, whose translation is MKGFGRAGLGILGAVLLSWIPGSAQRPEPQLYGGGTYSPTQQVRLEYFLPGGGRSQIRLLRIQNPQKVVELGGPRDFQRTRELDLSPVRTVLVFRPQNRPYGEVSLGRLPEGLYLAQIGTPRPTSATLVLVTNLGLVVKSDSERLLTYTASLESGQPRTAQIFVSKDKRIVQQVRAEGGLAQLQSNLPNAENLFVAARSGTSWAFSSAYWQSWNLEQNRVYLVTDRPIYRPGHTVFFKGTARSTSGLRPVVGQPVEVVVRDYDDNEVFSGRFTTDRYGSFNGQFRIGLDARLGGYTLVARIQGREHTGEFEVQEFVKPEYSVRVTPEKPVAVQGEKARFVVKGEYLFGGAVSGGRVSYALIQRPYYRFAYVSSFGFYQTEAYEDTYEGKIVERGEGRLNAQGELVVEVPLKPEGEDYRLTLEAGVSDEAGREISGTGFLTAYRAGIVLDIRTDQYAYQTQDTLTATVRAQDLEGNPVSVPFTLSANRAYWVRGRGEQREPGARVQGRTDAQGQATIKLKLPKQGSYALVVQARDRAGRATQAEDWVWVSDGSYWYWDYKSLKITVDKPEYRVGQTARFVVQSPVSDGWALVNLEGPRLSKPEIVRFQGSTFTYELKLTPEMAPNGYLSVTVLGGGEYYSDVVGFLLPPVEKFLNVAVSSDKATYKPGETAVYRLKVTDRNGRPVQSQVTLGLVDEAIYLVRSEKAPDIRAFFWGLRSNVVGTQTAGGYYFGNVAPAPATAARAPMDKAVFGQSKEALAAPKVREDFRDTILWLPEVETDAQGEARVEARLPDNLTRWRLTARAISLSDSVGQATQTITTTLPVIARLSTPRFLVRGDQATLRVIGQNNLEKSQDGQLRLEATGLSLLTPPTTLAQLPAGGRAASGYRVRADQSGSATLQASALTPAASDALRTRLPIFPKGLKQELGWAGQSGDSWRFSLPARTDLGQTQGRLYLTPSLAAAVTPALGYLAGYPYGCSEQTMSRFLPSVLAKQAGGLAQLPPELAQNLDDFVAAGLKRLYDFQHDDGGWGFWQNDTSSLYISAHVLIGLLQAQQAGYPVRKEVLEQGVTYLLKTLNRPDAHTYAADAVAYAAYAFALAGPAYMPNERSSIGMEFARAPKGWQHAHRPHLTRAAYQQAPPLDFGYLQGYLKRPDLTPYGHALIVLAYLQNGNRAQAEQALEGLLARRTERERTAYWEVQAPRWAWNDDRLEATARGLEALARLRPNHPAIPKIVNWFMQERRGARWVSTKDTAAVVVAALALAKATGEQPGEQEVQIRVNGQAQSLKVPAKGAELSLEGLKVGENEIQVIGSQRLYVSASLSYFEEREYLQPEARGLRVARTYQKLTPRYDAKAERFVYERSPLSGPVKLGELLVVTLTLRPEQGALRYVVVEEPTPAGLVVVENDDSFRIAGVRSRYGDDYYGWNYWFDGREVRDRQVEFFFSYLSGPVTFTYVLRAETPGSFTALPTLAWMMYEPEVRGVGTAQQVRVTE